The genomic interval GGAAGTTCTCACATAAGCATAACGTGCTGCGCCACTACCAGAGGAAGCATCCGAACGAGACGTACGTCGCGAAGTACACGGACGCGACTGTTGCGAAGCAAGTGTGGCAGAAGGTGCAGCAGAAGTTGAACGAAGCGGATGCTGTGTAAAGGGTGTTGTTTTTAGCAACGCGGATGCGTTAGGGTGTTGTTTTTAAGTGAAAGNNNNNNNNNNACGAAGCGGATGCTGTGTAAAGGGTGTTGTTTTTAAGTGAAAGAGGGGGGAGGagataaatgtttataggTATTCTTTGTTGATGTCGTATCGTAAGTGTTAAGTTGAGAGTTTGTAGAGATGGGGGGGATGAAAAAATCTGTTGCTATGGGGTTTTTGCGCGCAAACTGTAGTCAGAGATGGTTTCGTGAAGTGGGGGGAAggactgaaaataatataattatctataataatagaaatatatagatattaagcAGATTCTTGACTTTTATTGGTTAAACGAACAAATCCAATGTTTTCCACGCTATCGTTTGAGTGTAAAAATGGTAAAGATGAAATGTTATGTAAAGATAAGGATACGTACTGTAAACTGTAATtgacaaaatattaagaatttttttttctaaactaggtttaatacacataacacatatttattacttttttcaaaaatattgagGGTAATTGGATATCGGTGGAAGTTCAACCGATCCACTAACTCCCTTTACACGTCACTCTGAAGCACACCTACTTCTAGTAGCCCTTAATTTCTGATGGTTTGCCATCAGCCAGTAGCGCAGAGCCTGAAGGAGACCCTAAGTATCAAAATTGTTGACCTTTTCTTTTAGATTTTCAAGTGTTAAAGCTTCTAATGATACACACGTTAGGAAGCCCCACATCCTAGAGCAGTAGCTACGCCCCTGCCagattcatatatttattcatttaccaACTGAAATTAAACTTACATATTCCTGCATCATCAAGGGTATTCCGCAGCCATGTTGTCTTTAATCGTAAGTAAGGAGGACCCATAAAACTGTCTTTAGTGTCACGCTGACAGTGACAGTGACAGTACTGACGGCTGAAACGAAGGAACCTCTGCACTGCACACGTTGATACATGTTATTCTAAAACGCCCATGGAGGTTCATATGATTCGGCTGCCAGGAGAGACAGTGAGCGTGACTGAAGCCTAAGATGCTACAGGATCACGATTTATATAGGTGCGGAGACCCTACAGTCCTACTATACATACTTAAAGAGAGTTATTTATGTGCCTTCTGTATAAAATCGGTTGAACGCAAGTTGGACTCGCGATATTATGGCTTCCGTACAAATATGTTAAAGAGCATGTGTAAATAATTCGATCAACCATCCTATTTATAACCGTGCCAGCAATTGGCGGCAACAgaaatctttgaaaatttcaactgtcttACTGTCACGGTTCATGAATTATAGCCTGCTGACAGACGGgcgaacagacagacagacggagaGCGCAGTCTCAGAAAAAAATGGGTAAAATCGGGGCCCCAGTTAAAACCCTCTGGGTACGGAGCGCTATTAAGTAGTATCGTCTAATTTCTTTAAGATTTCGTTATAAATGCAAGTTTACGTCTGTAACGCGTTCATGGTTGAAGCAGGGCTCCGATTtgcatgatatttttaatgatagcAGTGTAGGACCCGAGGTCAAATATGGGCTTTTTTCGAAACTGTACCCCTGAAGGGAAATAGGGGATGATAGCTTTTGCACCTAACTTTTGTTCTTGCTGCGTATCAAGCGTCACCTTACATTTTcccaaaattcaaataaataccaatttaatttaagtttttacgTATGTTAAAGTTCAAATGTTATGAGATATACCCACGATGTTcggtttaatattatttcaacaaatgttattaaaaagtaatcttttttattatcaagaAAAATGCTTGCCGTTTTTCGAAACTggatttgtaaataatttcttgtatatttagtatatggGTAAATCTTGGCCGTGTTAGCTCGTTAAAAGTTGtaagtatatgaaaaattggtttaaaattatgcaaaataaaGGATAGGATATCGTTTTCATTCTGTTAATAAATgcttatgatattaatattgtattttattttggtcaTATCTTAATAATACNNNNNNNNNNNNNNNNNNNNNNNNNNNNNNNNNNNNNNNNNNNNNNNNNNNNNNNNNNNNNNNNNNNNNNNNNNNNNNNNNNNNNNNNNNNNNNNNNNNNNNNNNNNNNNNNNNNNNNNNNNNNNNNNNNNNNNNNNNNNNNNNNNNNNNNNNNNNNNNNNNNNNNNNNNNNNNNNNNNNNNNNNNNNNNNNNNNNNNNNNNNNNNNNNNNNNNNNNNNNNNNNNNNNNNNNNNNNNNNNNNNNNNNNNNNNNNNNNNNNNNNNNNNNNNNNNNNNNNNNNNNNNNNNNNNNNNNNNNNNNNNNNNNNNNNNNNNNNNNNNNNNNNNNNNNNNNNNNNNNNNNNNNNNNNNNNNNNNNNNNNNNNNNNNNNNNNNNNNNNNNNNNNNNNNNNNNNNNNNNNNNNNNNNNNNNNNNNNNNNNNNNNNNNNNNNNNNNNNNNNNNNNNNNNNNNNNNNNNNNNNNNNNNNNNNNNNNNNNNNNNNNNNNNNNNNNNNNNNNNNNNNNNNNNNNNNNNNNNNNNNNNNNNNNNNNNNNNNNNNNNNNNNNNNNNNNNNNNNNNNNNNNNNNNNNNNNNNNNNNNNNNNNNNNNNNNNNNNNNNNNNNNNNNNNNNNNNNNNNNNNNNNNNNNNNNNNNNNNNNNNNNNNNNNNNNNNNNNNNNNNNNNNNNNNNNNNNNNNNNNNNNNNNNNNNNNNNNNNNNNNNNNNNNNNNNNNNNNNNNNNNNNNNNNNNNNNNNNNNNNNNNNNNNNNNNNNNNNNNNNNNNNNNNNNNNNNNNNNNNNNNNNNNNNNNNNNNNNNNNNNNNNNNNNNNNNNNNNNNNNNNNNNNNNNNNNNNNNNNNNNNNNNNNNNNNNNNNNNNNNNNNNNNNNNNNNNNNNNNNNNNNNNNNNNNNNNNNNNNNNNNNNNNNNNNNNNNNNNNNNNNNNNNNNNNNNNNNNNNNNNNNNNNNNNNNNNNNNNNNNNNNNNNNNNNNNNNNNNNNNNNNNNNNNNNNNNNNNNNNCACGTCTCTCGGAAGCACACCTACTTCTAGTAGCCCTTCATTTCTGATGGTTTGCCATCAGCCAGTAGCGCAGAGCCTGAAGGAGACCCTAAGTATCAAAATTGTTGACCTTTTCTTTTAGATTTTCAAGTGTTAAAGCTTCTAATGATACACACGTTAGGAAGCCCCACATCCTAGAGCAGTAGCTACGCCCCTGCCagattcatatatttattcatttaccaACTGAAATTAAACTTACATATTCCTGCATCATCAAGGGTATTCCGCAGCCATGTTGTCTTTAATCGTAAGTAAGGAGGACCCATAAAACTGTCTTTAGTGTCACGCTGACAGTGACAGTGACAGTACTGACGGCTGAAACGAAGGAACCTCTGCACTGCACACGTTGATACATGTTATTCTAAAACGCCCATGGAGGTTCATATGATTCGGCTGCCAGGAGAGACAGTGAGCGTGACTGAAGCCTAAGATGCTACAGGATCACGATTTATATAGGTGCGGAGACCCTACAGTCCTACTATACATACTTAAAGAGAGTTATTTATGTGCCTTCTGTATAAAATCGGTTGAACGCAAGTTGGACTCGCGATATTATGGCTTCCGTACAAATATGTTAAAGAGCATGTGTAAATAATTCGATCAACCATCCTATTTATAACCGTGCCAGCAATTGGCGGCAACAgaaatctttgaaaatttcaactgtcttACTGTCACGGTTCATGAATTATAGCCTGCTGACAGACGGgcgaacagacagacagacggagaGCGCAGTCTCAGAAAAAAATGGGTAAAATCGGGGCCCCAGTTAAAACCCTCTGGGTACGGAGCGCTATTAAGTAGTATCGTCTAATTTCTTTAAGATTTCGTTATAAATGCAAGTTTACGTCTGTAACGCGTTCATGGTTGAAGCAGGGCTCCGATTtgcatgatatttttaatgatagcAGTGTAGGACCCGAGGTCAAATATGGGCTTTTTTCGAAACTGTACGCCTGAAGGGAAATAGGGGATGATAGCTTTTGCACCTAACTTTTGTTCTTGCTGCGTATCAAGCGTCACCTTACATTTTcccaaaattcaaataaataccaatttaatttaagtttttacgTATGTTAAAGTTCAAATGTTATGAGATATACCCACGATGGTcggtttaatattatttcaacatatgtaattaaaaagtaatctcttttattattaagaaaaatgcTTGCCGTTTTTCGAAACTggatttgtaaataatttcttgtatatttagtatatggGTAAATCTTGGCCGTGTTAGCTCGTTAAAAGTTGtaagtatatgaaaaattggtttaaaattatgcaaaataaaGAATAGGATATTATACACGTTTTCATTCtgtaaataaatgcttatgatatgaatattgtattttattttggtcaTATCTTaatgatacaaattttatatatgagtTAACCGCTAGTAATGTCACGGTAAaagtatagttaaaaatatatatgtattttttataatgatgtaAGATCGCCCGCCcagtcttaataaattttcatggtacaaactttcattccctattttatccccttacgggtagaatttatcaaagtcCAATCTTTGCGGATGCATACGTCATAACTATCTATCTGTATGGCAAATTTCAACCcgatccgttcagtggtttgggctgtgatTTGATAGTTCACTATTCACTATGTCAGTctgtcacctttgagttatatatatttagatttacaataaaattgtaagtaCTAATGGCTATTTataaacagtattttatatgtatagaaacagaataattatgtataatgaaataactgCCCAATTCATTTAAGGAGtctaattttgtaattacttgattgattttatttgatcgTTTTTGGTAGATGCGTTAAAATGAATCGGATAAAAGCGTCAGTATTCATTCAAGTTATGTATTCCCCATTCATAACATCCGTGATACAGAAAATTCTAGACTTAAGACAAACAAATCAAGACAGTTTCGCAgggtttaaacatttttatttccaacTTTAATAGTTCGCTGAGaagatttctataaataagcCCAAACGCAAAAGCTAGTACAACAAAATGTAACGCTAAAACCAGaattttaatacgaaattTTTGCTTTTAGTTTCTGAAGAAGATCTAAGCTTAAACGCGGTAGAGAGGGGCAAATACCAATGTCCGATGTGTAGCCGAAGATTTACATTCAAAGCGCATTTGAAGCACCATTTAATATTGCACAGTCGGCAGAAATTGGAGTGCCACATCTGCTTATTGCGATTGAATAACCTGGAAGATTACGAAGGCCACTTGGTGGACCACGCTCAGGAGAGGAAGTACGCGTGCCCCGAGTGCGGAAAGAGATTCAAGAGCACATCGAATCTGCAGCAGCACAGGAAAATACACCTCGTAGTTAAGCCGTTCCACTGTGAGAAGTGCCAGAAACAGTTCCCGGTTCGCGCCCACCTGCTGAAGCACCAAAGGGCGGGGGGTAGGTGCAAAATACCGACGGACGAACCGCTGCAATGCAACGTCTGCAACAAGACCTTCCAAAAGGTGTTCCTCCTCAAGAGCCACCTGCGGAAGCACACCAACGAGAGACCCTACCAATGCGACATGTGCAAAATGTTCTTCAAGTATAAATCGGCGCTGGTGCGCCACATTCAGATACACAACAACGACCGGCCGTTCTCCTGCGTGTTTTGCAACAAGACGTTCACGAACGCGGGGCTGCTGAAGCCCCACATGCGGAAGCACACCGGCGAGAAACCCTACCCCTGTCCGGTTTGCAGCAAGAACTTCGGACACAAGCACAACATGCTGCGACACCTGACGAGGCACGAGAAAAAGAAGAATCTCGAATGCAAGATCTGCAACAAGGTGTTTCCGAAAGAGAGTCGATTGATCTACCACATGCGATCACACACGAACAGCAAACCGTTTGGATGCGATGTCTGTAACAAAAAGTTCTCCCATAAGCAGAATATAATGCGACACTACGAAAAGAAGCATCCGAATGTCAGCTACGTGATCAAAATAACGGACGCCAGTGTCGCCAGGACGGTGTGGGAGAAGGTACAGAAGAAGTTGATGGCTGAAGGAAACGAATGAAGTTGCCAAGTTATGGCGATGAGGATGATTTAAAGATACTGAATGAGTGTTGTTATCTCATGTTGAACGAAAGGGATGGGTGTGCTGATGTGTGTGTTAGGTGACGTGTCTCGCTTTTTAGATGACGTTAAATCACTATGTGCGtaaatttggatgtttgtaactcAATTAGTCAAGAACTGAAGTGATGTTATTGGAATTTGGTTGGTGGTTAAGTTTTAAAGGAAGAAATAGTAGATTGTCCAATATACAGTTACAAATCTAGTTCTTTACTAATTATAGGGACCTACTGGgctgatttggatgaaatttggcacagagATAGTTAAAACCCGAGAAAAGacagaatagtttttattccggaAATCCCCCGGGAACGGGAAGTAAACGGGGTAAAGCCCTGTGATTGcctcttttcctttatttcgcGGACAGAGCAAGCGGTAAGctagtttacaatataaataaataatgtaatccGTTAAGTGTAAATTACCctcgcaataaaaaataaaataaaatgacgtATTCCAGTCTATAAGCTACATTTATAGCAAATTACATTAACATCGATTCAGTCGTTCTTGAGTTGCCAATATGCCGTATAGCCGTGCaatgtaaaaatgaattattgatatatatgaGGGTAGATGTAAAACAGTTGGTTTATGTGGTTTGtgataatcaattattaataccTTTTGTAGCTTATTgcgaaatttattattgttttttgtttattcccTCGGATATGTGATTATTATATGAGAGTCATGCCAAAATCTTATTCctatatattagttataaataaaaaaaatttaagaaaagttTCAAATAATGTACTACCGTTTAGTAGTAAACGCAATGATTGActgtttgaattaatttttttactcaaataattaaaatattcctatATTTAACTTAGAAAAGCTGTTTATAAATAGCCTATAGTCATTTTATGTAAACAGATGGtatgtaaaatatgatttttaagtaaatattacaaaataggGGACGTACACCCTTTTCTCtgtgaattaattttgttttttttttctttttttttgtacaagaGTTGAAAAGTTCAACTGATTAAGATATGTTGCTAAGAGTAATTGCGAAGCtggattttaaaaatctcCATTTCCACTTCTGAGGGTAGTTTCATATtacgaaaattatttcaggaAGTAATGTTTCTAAAGTGTGTAAACGCGTGCTAAttgttttctcttttttatatttttatataaccagTGTTACTCACAATACGTTAAGAACGAAGAAAATGTATAAGagccaataattttttatataaaactcaaatttTTATAGACAAGTGTGAAAGAGACAGCAATAGCAATTGAATATGCAGAGTTAAGAACATTTAGACTgcaatttacaaacataataacacTTCGaaagtacataattataaaatatctatcacCCAAAGTTGTCTCAATTCTGTTATATTGTATTCTGTCAATTAATAGGTTTCTCAATTAAGAAAttgttaagttatttatttagtttcaatAAGAACAAATTTATActcctaaaatatttatatagacttAAGACTACTGTACCTCTTAGTCATTACATAATGTAGGTATTTGAtgaataaaaggaaatattaaataaaaatatgtgcaCTTTTCacggttttatttttcactttataaCCTTATATTGATAGAGTATCTTTTAAGTTttcttatgtcatagcgggtaactaagctggttgttcgcctgacggtaagcgatcaccaccgccgtGAACAgagcaaaggtagtgcctgcgaatgcgctgcccgcttatAAGGGTAAgtgataaggaaaggataaaTGATTGGGAAGGgtcaggaaaaggaaacaggtctccgactcccccactcaccatacgACACACAATagtatgctattatttcacgccggtcttttgtggggatgtggtacttccccggtgcgagctggctcaattcgtgccgaagcgtgctcgactcccacatacactTAACAGCGCACTTAAGCTCGTATTTTATTCGATTAGCTTCAATCACAGCTTACCCATACGCATCTTAGAATGCTGGTAGCATTTGTGCGATTTGTGActattgaaagaaagaaataattatttatttcaacacacacaaacattaaaataattaaattacgtaaataaaacatacgattatgataaaaaaataaataaatataaattacttacctGCGTGCAACATAAACATAGTAATATTGATTGCTTAAAGTTAGAATTACTTTGATCTTATCACAGCATTTTGCTTCGATTTTTCACTTGACTTAGGTATCTAGCTGATATTGTCAatcgaataattaaaaagtttaaaatgagCCGTCATAGGCGtaccatattataatttttattaatgtcacCTGATTTGGTATGTGATCCAATTTGAAATGGTATAGATTTCGAGCCATTTTGTGATGTCATATGTTTTAAACGAATTATTATTCGAGACGTCGTTTGTTGAGATCGGAAAAgccaaaagaaaaaagaacttttgtatgttttaatttgatgtaAGTCACTCAGActaatgacattttaaaataaatcgatttcaaCAGTAGATacctattaaatttaaaggagAATGAATCAGGAATCGAATTATgttgttttgaaattggttACTAAGTATAAATTTTCTGACATAATACCTTATATTTGCAATACAACACTACATTACGAGTAGACGTCTTAGTGAGATGGCTTAATTTGGTGAACGAGAAAGTCACTAATGTTTTTGAACTGAACTTATTCAGTTAACAAAAGAAGggtaaatgaaaatttcattttgctagcgatttatttaattgatttctaaaacaatataatcgATTTTAATCTACACTATCTATTGCCATAATTTCTCTAAATTCTGTTTCGGTAAGGATGAAAACGGGATAGTCATTATAGGACGTGACAAatctgtataataaatatcaaatacgtTGTAGATGAGCTGACAAATACAagcaataatttcttattcagaaaaaacatttcaaaccCGGAGAAACGTAACGACCATGCTTCCGTGGCTTTCATTAAGATCTTCGCTTGCTTCCGAACATCTTTCGACATTGCATAGTTCGTTATTACatcattaatcataatttttaattgatccCTCGATGATACCACACTCTCACCAATGAAAGCAATAAcactaatgaaaaaaaattcattgatGCACCACATTATTAAACTAATCATAGGGTATTcgaaataacaaatgaaaagcCACATCGAAGATAATACGTATACATAGGTAGAACtagctaaaaataatattgttgtattgaAAACTGTATTAATTAACACACTCACTTCGCCAACCAAACAGTAAACCGTAGACAGCGTTCggattttcatatttttggcGCGAACGAAGAACTGACGTGCGTCATTTTTCCCGCCGAACGCagataaatgcatttttattatatccatACGTCGAAAAAACgaaaatacatatatgcaGAATGAAAATATCTCAAGTTTTTGCTTGAACACTATGATCGATGAAAGTATTCTTGTAtagctaaaaaaatattccacatAAAATTCTATCAGAGAAAATAAAGCgtaaatcacaataaaaacgtatgtcagtatttttatttcaaatttcctTGCAAcgtaaaaattgttattcgtCTGTAATAAACAGTCAATACtggaaatttttttaattatatctacatGGCTATTGGAAAATAAGTAGGGTACGATCATTTGGATAATAAACAGAATCATCATATACACACTAGGCGCGATTATctgaaaattcaaattttcttttaactcTAATAAGCTAAATAGATAACACAGAACActgataattgtataaaatagagAACACAACTTGTTCCTTATCGATGGGGTTTTAATGCTACCATTCACGTGAGTAAATCGAAAGATGCAGAAGcatttttctaaaaacaataatggATATAAGCAGTTTATTATGCTTTTCATATTTTccgattcattcattattaataactatctctcggttttaaattttaaatatgatgacTGTGAACTAGGCGTACACAGGATTGTCGTTTCTCGAATCTTCGAATCGAATCAATCTGTAATTTGTAGTGATTTCAGATTCGTAGCGTCATTTTGTAAAGGGTGTCACAGAGTGTCTTGATTCCTTGATTGTTTTtcataaacacacacaaaatttgtttttttttttcagtaattGATAGTAATTgtctttgatttttaaaaattacatcatgatttgtaatgtttacaaattatgaaacgataagttttattcatttattctagAGATATATGTTACCGAAAACAAACGTCTAGTGAATATTAAAGACATTAAACAAATAGCGTAACGATATTTGCTTAGTCATCAATTTGTTACGATCttcatcaataataaattaggaaTATAGTAATCATACTAGGTGTTAGCTATCTTTAATCAGTTTTCGACATCTCGTCTGTCAGtcggatattttattatttatatcttatttatattataaaagcgaaagtttgtaagtatggatggatgtatgtatgtatggatgtttgtgactctttcacgcaaagactactgaaccgattgcaatgaaatttggatgAAGATGAGAtgaagatagctggacaactggaataacacatatgcaactttttatcccgatattcctacgggatacaaacttacgcgAGTGGAACGCAGGTAGTATAAAACATACTTACGACATTGACAACCTTGTATATGAACTGAACAGTTTGTTTCCTTAAAGGctcttatctcaggaactagtttgagacccgagaaatcACATAGGGGAAAAACCTTGAGGcctgtattttaatatgtgtgttgtatttcattctatttttagtacatataataaactacagtacagataaaaaaaaacataatgtcAAAATATATCTATGATTACATCAGATAAAAGGAATCGGACATAGTTGTAGGCTTCATTATGTATTGAAATTGTgaattatttcagtgtaatTACATTAATGGAATACCATCAATGGAATGGAAATGCCTTATTACTTAAGGCGATATGTAATTATAgtgacttaattttattaactgagGCAAGTGTCTATCGCGATACGCTGCCCGTCGCTAGCAATCGTTTAATCGAGAAAGCACTTTaatttagtaaacaaataaaagattttttttttatattatagcgggcagctgagctggttcgcctgatggtaagcgatcaccaccgcccataaacattcgcaaaggtagtagctctgtgaatgcgctgcccgcttttatggggtaagggaaaaggaaaggattaacgactggaaagaaggaatggactaggacgggtgaggaaaaggaaacgggcctccggctcccccactcaccgcacgaaacacagtggcatgccactatttcacgccggttttctgtgggggtgtggtacttccccggtgcgagctggcccaattcgtgccgaagcgtgctcgactcccacatataaaatttacttatatgttaataaaatatgggtCATTAAATTGTCTTTTCAGTTATCAATTTTTTCCTTTCCCTGTCCctgtgtatgtatgcttatttCTCAttcttagatctttaaaactaggCAAGGGAtctgaattgtttttttattatagataagtgattcaagagaaaggtttatctATATATCATCTATTGCACTcgtgcgaagccgggtcgGAGCGCTAGTAACATCTCTCGCCCTTAAAAATTGTAGCTGAAAGAAAcagttaaaaagaaataaaacaatagtcatacgtttataaatatttatttgtttacagtTGGCAGTTTACATAAGCGCAaaacctattttata from Zerene cesonia ecotype Mississippi unplaced genomic scaffold, Zerene_cesonia_1.1 Zces_u001, whole genome shotgun sequence carries:
- the LOC119838150 gene encoding gastrula zinc finger protein XlCGF52.1-like isoform X1 — translated: MSDTISIKIEPIDFETDEPVANEKDPEFINIKTELNETEKDNAAKESIVHLETVVKAETVGLCVVKAEPEENDFIIPDVGAPQGPITSVDGVSEEDLSLNAVERGKYQCPMCSRRFTFKAHLKHHLILHSRQKLECHICLLRLNNLEDYEGHLVDHAQERKYACPECGKRFKSTSNLQQHRKIHLVVKPFHCEKCQKQFPVRAHLLKHQRAGGRCKIPTDEPLQCNVCNKTFQKVFLLKSHLRKHTNERPYQCDMCKMFFKYKSALVRHIQIHNNDRPFSCVFCNKTFTNAGLLKPHMRKHTGEKPYPCPVCSKNFGHKHNMLRHLTRHEKKKNLECKICNKVFPKESRLIYHMRSHTNSKPFGCDVCNKKFSHKQNIMRHYEKKHPNVSYVIKITDASVARTVWEKVQKKLMAEGNE